A stretch of DNA from Prochlorococcus marinus str. SB:
TGATGTAAAAGTAACACTAGTCGATGGTTCATTCCACGATGTAGACTCATCTGAAATGGCCTTCAAAATTGCAGGTTCCATGGCTTTTAAAGACGGGGTTAAAAAATGCAATCCTGTCCTTTTAGAGCCTATGATGAAAGTTGAGGTTGAAAGCCCTGACGATTTTCTTGGATCTGTAATTGGTGATCTCTCTTCCAGAAGAGGTCAAGTAGAAGGACAATCTGTTGACGATGGATTGTCTAAGGTACAGGCCAAAGTGCCATTAGCCGAAATGTTCGGTTATGCCACTCAACTCCGATCAATGACTCAAGGTCGGGGTATATTTTCAATGGAGTTCGCAAATTATGAAGAAGTTCCTCGTAATGTTGCTGAAGCTATCATTTCCAAGAATCAGGGCAACTCCTGATCTCTAAACTAAAAAACTCTTAAACCCTCGATTCTTTAATTCAAAATGGCTCGCGAGAAGTTCGAAAGAAACAAACCACATGTCAACATAGGTACTATTGGCCATGTTGATCATGGAAAAACAACACTAACAGCTGCTATTACAAATGTATTAGCCAAAAAAGGTCAAGCACAAGCTCAAGACTATGGAGACATTGACGGTGCTCCTGAAGAAAGAGAGCGTGGCATTACCATTAATACAGCTCATGTTGAATATGAAACAGAAGGCAGGCATTATGCTCATGTCGATTGCCCAGGGCATGCTGATTATGTAAAAAACATGATCACAGGGGCCGCTCAGATGGATGGAGCGATCCTAGTTTGTGCTGCTACAGATGGTCCTATGGCTCAAACTAAAGAGCATATTCTTTTAGCTAAACAGGTTGGAGTTCCTGCTCTTGTAGTTGCTCTTAATAAGTGCGATATGGTCGATGATGAAGAAATTATTGAACTTGTTGAAATGGAAATTAGGGAACTGTTAGACAGTTATGACTTCCCCGGAGATGACATTCCTATAGTTCAAGTTTCAGGTTTAAAAGCTCTCGAAGGCGATTCTACTTGGGAATCAAAGATTGAAGAACTAATGAAAGCAGTTGATGCTAGCATCCCTGAGCCAGAAAGAGAAGTTGATAAACCATTCTTGATGGCAGTTGAAGACGTTTTCTCTATTACTGGTAGAGGAACTGTTGCTACTGGAAGAATTGAGAGAGGTAAAGTAAAGGTTGGAGAAGAAGTAGAAATAGTTGGAATAAGAGATACAAGAGTAACAACTGTTACTGGAGTTGAAATGTTCCGAAAACTTCTTGACGAAGGTATGGCTGGCGATAATGTTGGTTTACTTTTGCGGGGTGTCCAGAAAGAAGATATTGAAAGAGGAATGGTTCTTGTAAAGAAAGGATCTATTACTCCGCATACTCAGTTTGAAGGGGAAGTTTATGTTCTCAAAAAAGAAGAGGGTGGAAGACATACTCCTTTCTTTGCAGGATATAGACCTCAGTTCTACATCAGAACAACTGATGTAACAGGTCAAATAACCGCATTTACTTCAGATGATGGGTCTAATGTAGAAATGGTTATGCCAGGCGACAGAATTAAGATGACTGGAGAATTAATTTGTCCAGTGGCTATTGAACAAGGTATGCGATTCGCCATACGTGAAGGTGGACGTACTATCGGTGCTGGAGTTGTTTCTAAAATACTCAAATAATAAATTTTAATTTTAGAAACTTAACCTCAATCATCTAATATAGGTTTATGGAAAAGGGTCATTTTAATCAATGACCCTTCACTAAAAGTTATTTGAAACTATGACTGCATCAATTGCACAACAAAAAATAAGAATAAGGCTCAAAGCGTTTGATAGAAGAATGCTTGATTTATCTTGCGACAAAATAATCCAAACTGCTGATACTACTTCTGCTTCAGCAATAGGTCCAATACCTTTACCTACAAAAAGGAAGATTTATTGTGTTCTAAGATCACCTCATGTTGATAAAGATTCTAGAGAGCATTTTGAAACAAGAACACATCGAAGAATAATAGATATCTATAGTCCTTCTGCAAAAACTATTGACGCTTTAATGAAACTAGATCTTCCTAGTGGTGTAGATATAGAAGTTAAACTTTAATAAATCCCGAAACCGACCTAAATTGATTAGTATAAATGAAATAAGTTGAGGTTTAAATGGGAGAACTCTCAGTAAGGGAATTACCTTTATTTCCTTTGTCAGAGGTAGTTCTTTTTCCTCAAGAAATATTGCCTTTACATATTTTTGAATCGAGATACAGGATTATGCTCCAATCCGTTCTTGAAACTGATTCTATGTTTGGAGTAATTAAGTTGGATCCAACCACTAAAAGTATGGCTAATGTTGGATGTTGTGCACAAATATTAAAACATCAAACTGCAGAGGATGGGAGAAGTAATATTATCACTCTCGGCCAACAAAGATTCCAAGTTTTAGAAATTACCCGTTCTACGCCATTTTGTTCTGCGATGGTTAGTTGGATTAGTGATAATAATATTGATGATTTGCAAAAATTAGATTCTTTAAAAGATTCAGTAAAAGAAGCACTTAGTGATGTTATTAATTTAACGAGTAAATTGACTAATACTAAGAAAAATTTTCCTGATAAATTACCTGACAATCCAATGGATTTATCATTTTGGATAGGAGCTCATTTGGGCGGCCCTGTTGCGGAAGAACAGCAAAGACTTCTTGAGGAGAGAGATACTTTTACTCGTTTGCAAAGAGAATATGAAATGCTTGATCATACAAGAAAACAACTTGCAGCAAGAACAGCATTGAAAGAGAGTTTTCCTGATATTAAAGAAAATTAAATGTTTGAATTATTATTCCCTTTTTTTTTAATAGTTTTATTCATTCTAGTCCTAACTATAATTTGGAGAAATAATGCTAGAAAATATATTTCCACTGGTACAGTAGCTTCTGCATATGATGCTTGGACCCAAGATAAATTACTTGAGAGATTATGGGGAGAACATATACATTTGGGTTTTTATCCTTCAGAGGTAAAAAATATTGATTTTAGGAAGGCTAAAGTTCAGTTTGTTCATGAATTAGTCAAATGGAGTGGGTTAGATAAATTACCACGGGGATCCAGAGTACTTGATGTAGGTTGTGGAATAGGGGGAAGTTCTAGGATTCTTGCAGAATATTATGGCTTTAATGTTACTGGCATTACAATTAGTCCGGCTCAAGTTAAAAGAGCACGAGAACTTACTCCTAATGGGCTAAATTGCACCTTCCAAGTTATGGATGCTTTGGATTTGAAATTTGAAGATGGATCATTTGATGCCATCTGGAGTGTTGAGGCTGGTGCACACATGAATGATAAAACTAGGTTTGCAGATGAAATGCTGAGAACTCTAAGACCTGGAGGGTATCTCGCGCTGGCTGATTGGAACTCAAGAGACTTAAGGGCATACCCTCCATCATTTTTTGAAAAGTTAGTTCTTAAACAACTACTTGAACAATGGGTACATCCTCATTTTATTAGCATTAACGAATTTAGTAACATTCTTGGAACTAACGGAAATAGTTCAGGAAGAGTTATTTCTGAAAACTGGAATTCCTATACAAATCCTTCATGGTATGACTCCATTATTGAAGGTATGCGGAGGCCCCTCGTAATTTTGTCACTTGGCCCATTTGCGATAGTGAAGTCGATTAGAGAGATTCCAACAATACTTCTCATGAATTGGGCATTTAGAAAAGGTTTAATGGAGTTTGGAGTTTATAAATGTAGAGGGTAAATTAATCTAGTTCAACATTTTCAGAAAAATAATTTCCAAAATCTACAAAATTCTTGCAAAGTGGCATCAACTTATTTTTTAATTCAAGAAAATTTGTAATCCTATTTTGATTATTGATTTCTAAATCAACATAAATTATGTATTCTCCTAATTCTCTTTTTGAAGGTCTTGATTCAATCTTACTCATATTAAATCCAAAATCTGCAATATAATTTACAGCTTTAAGCAAAGCACCAGGTTTATTTGAAATTAATGAGAAAGCAAAACTAGCAATATTAGCTAAATTTGAATTTGATTCCTTGCTCAACAAGACAAATCTAGTGCAATTACCTGGAACATCATTAATAGGAAAGGCTAATTCTTTAAGTCCTTCGATTTGAATTAACGATTTTGAACCAATAGCCGCTCTGAATTTACTCCCCTTGATCATTTTGACAGCTTCTGATGTTGAATTTGTTGGGAGAGGAATTGCATTTGGAAGATTCTCAGATAACCATTCTGAACATTGAGCTAATGCTTGAGGATGAGATAATACTTCTGAAATGTTTGAAAGTTCTCCATCACTAATTAATGCATGTTTAATAGGTAAAACAATTGCTTTATTTATGAAAATTTCAGGAAATTTCCAAAGGGCATCTAGAGTAGCCGTAACTCCCCCTTCTACAGAATTTTCTATAGGAACTACAGCTGCATCACAATTGTTGTACGCAATTGATTTAATAACCGAATGTAACCCATTACATGGTACAAATATAGGTGTCTGAAAATTGGCAAGCTTTGATAATATATGGGCTGCTTTTTCTGCGTATGTTCCTTGAGGACCTAAATATGCAACTTGTTTGCGCATGATTAATTGTAAAAAAAAAAGAAATCAAATAAGCATTGGAGGAATATAGAAAATGCTATTGTCTTTTGATGCTAAACAGAAACTCAAGCTTTCTGTAACACGTAATAAAGAATATCTTTCTAAATATCTTTTGGAAGAAGAAAGAGTTGTTGGAGCAATGCTTGACTCCAAAAAATTAGTAGCAGAAGGAGTAGGTAGATATAAGTATACAGTAACAAGTTTTAAGGTTTTTCAATTAGATATTAACCCTGTTGTCTCAATTGCGGTAGAAAATAAAGGTGGAATTTTAAAAATGAGTGCTCTTGAAAGTACATTGGATGGTTTGGGTATGATAGATGATTTTAATCTTATTTTGAAAGCAAATTTGGAAGCAACTACTATTGGTTTAGAAGGTGAAGCGCTTCTTGGGGTATCTGTAAGCCAACCTCCTCTACTGAAGCTGGTACCAAGGAAAATTTTGGAATCTACTGGTCATTCGGTATTAAATGGGATTCTGTTGGGTATAAAGTCAAGGGTTCAACAGCAACTCGTAAAAGACTTTTTAGATTGGTGTGAATTAAAGAAGATTTGATTTTTTTAAAAAACTTTTCCTATGAAGTTCAGTTAAGCCATTTTTTTTGATTAATGAAAGATGCTCTCTTGTTCCATAACCTTTATTTTTAAATATCAAGTATCCTGAGTATTTTTTTTCTAACCTCTCCATTAGATTGTCGCGAGAAACTTTGGCAATTATGCTTGCTGAAGCTATCGAGATAAACTTTGAGTCTCCAGATAATATGTTTTTCTGAATTCCGTCCCATGGCCTTAATAATAAGGGACCATCAATTTTTAATTCAGATGGCTTTTCTTTTAATTTTTTTAAAGCTCTTATCATTGACAGTTCCGTCGCAACCCTGATACCTAACTTATCTATTTCTCTGGCCGAAGATTGCCCAATTCCATAATCTGAAGAAAGTAATAAAATTTTTTGTAAAAGTAATTTTCTTTTTTTTGGGGTTAGTTTTTTACTATCTGTTACTCCAAATTGTTTTAAGATAAATTTATTTTTTTCAGTTAATACTA
This window harbors:
- the pheA gene encoding prephenate dehydratase, which translates into the protein MRKQVAYLGPQGTYAEKAAHILSKLANFQTPIFVPCNGLHSVIKSIAYNNCDAAVVPIENSVEGGVTATLDALWKFPEIFINKAIVLPIKHALISDGELSNISEVLSHPQALAQCSEWLSENLPNAIPLPTNSTSEAVKMIKGSKFRAAIGSKSLIQIEGLKELAFPINDVPGNCTRFVLLSKESNSNLANIASFAFSLISNKPGALLKAVNYIADFGFNMSKIESRPSKRELGEYIIYVDLEINNQNRITNFLELKNKLMPLCKNFVDFGNYFSENVELD
- the rpsJ gene encoding 30S ribosomal protein S10, which gives rise to MTASIAQQKIRIRLKAFDRRMLDLSCDKIIQTADTTSASAIGPIPLPTKRKIYCVLRSPHVDKDSREHFETRTHRRIIDIYSPSAKTIDALMKLDLPSGVDIEVKL
- the tuf gene encoding elongation factor Tu — protein: MAREKFERNKPHVNIGTIGHVDHGKTTLTAAITNVLAKKGQAQAQDYGDIDGAPEERERGITINTAHVEYETEGRHYAHVDCPGHADYVKNMITGAAQMDGAILVCAATDGPMAQTKEHILLAKQVGVPALVVALNKCDMVDDEEIIELVEMEIRELLDSYDFPGDDIPIVQVSGLKALEGDSTWESKIEELMKAVDASIPEPEREVDKPFLMAVEDVFSITGRGTVATGRIERGKVKVGEEVEIVGIRDTRVTTVTGVEMFRKLLDEGMAGDNVGLLLRGVQKEDIERGMVLVKKGSITPHTQFEGEVYVLKKEEGGRHTPFFAGYRPQFYIRTTDVTGQITAFTSDDGSNVEMVMPGDRIKMTGELICPVAIEQGMRFAIREGGRTIGAGVVSKILK
- a CDS encoding DUF1997 domain-containing protein: MLLSFDAKQKLKLSVTRNKEYLSKYLLEEERVVGAMLDSKKLVAEGVGRYKYTVTSFKVFQLDINPVVSIAVENKGGILKMSALESTLDGLGMIDDFNLILKANLEATTIGLEGEALLGVSVSQPPLLKLVPRKILESTGHSVLNGILLGIKSRVQQQLVKDFLDWCELKKI
- a CDS encoding ribonuclease HII, yielding MQEKEEEDLQQALNKVFEVGLDEVGRGAIFGPVFAAAVVLTEKNKFILKQFGVTDSKKLTPKKRKLLLQKILLLSSDYGIGQSSAREIDKLGIRVATELSMIRALKKLKEKPSELKIDGPLLLRPWDGIQKNILSGDSKFISIASASIIAKVSRDNLMERLEKKYSGYLIFKNKGYGTREHLSLIKKNGLTELHRKSFLKKSNLL
- a CDS encoding methyltransferase domain-containing protein, producing the protein MFELLFPFFLIVLFILVLTIIWRNNARKYISTGTVASAYDAWTQDKLLERLWGEHIHLGFYPSEVKNIDFRKAKVQFVHELVKWSGLDKLPRGSRVLDVGCGIGGSSRILAEYYGFNVTGITISPAQVKRARELTPNGLNCTFQVMDALDLKFEDGSFDAIWSVEAGAHMNDKTRFADEMLRTLRPGGYLALADWNSRDLRAYPPSFFEKLVLKQLLEQWVHPHFISINEFSNILGTNGNSSGRVISENWNSYTNPSWYDSIIEGMRRPLVILSLGPFAIVKSIREIPTILLMNWAFRKGLMEFGVYKCRG
- a CDS encoding LON peptidase substrate-binding domain-containing protein, which encodes MGELSVRELPLFPLSEVVLFPQEILPLHIFESRYRIMLQSVLETDSMFGVIKLDPTTKSMANVGCCAQILKHQTAEDGRSNIITLGQQRFQVLEITRSTPFCSAMVSWISDNNIDDLQKLDSLKDSVKEALSDVINLTSKLTNTKKNFPDKLPDNPMDLSFWIGAHLGGPVAEEQQRLLEERDTFTRLQREYEMLDHTRKQLAARTALKESFPDIKEN